One genomic region from Saprospiraceae bacterium encodes:
- a CDS encoding LacI family DNA-binding transcriptional regulator: MKGHKVTIKDIANKTQLSISTISRVLSGKGEQYRISNTSQQKIRDAVKELNYIPNYFAANLKSGKSKTIAMIVPSLTNPFFCKYSK; encoded by the coding sequence ATGAAAGGTCATAAAGTAACTATCAAGGATATTGCCAACAAAACACAGCTTTCCATCTCCACTATTTCGAGGGTGCTCAGTGGGAAAGGTGAGCAATATCGTATTTCGAATACTTCCCAACAAAAAATCAGAGATGCTGTAAAGGAATTAAATTATATACCGAACTATTTTGCTGCAAATTTAAAATCCGGAAAAAGCAAGACTATAGCTATGATTGTACCTTCCCTGACAAATCCCTTTTTTTGCAAATATAGCAAGTGA
- a CDS encoding mannonate dehydratase, whose translation MKKNNRRNFIKTSAVLTAALSLGGKSTAIAATDHHLKPRPSSGMKSIVKDAGMVMSEAFFWGPDERRIAFCRQMNVHGAVGGIMGSLAKDQNPWDPEAVKATKQAWDQAGMKFNVVEGPPALGNATKLALPGRDEEISNFITFMKNLKQYGEVEVICYNWMPAIGWYRTKKDDIGRAGALVTSFDQALIKDLPDTEFGKVSKESLWANLEYFLKAVVPEAEKIGMKLAMHPDDPQIDSIRGISRIMTSVDNFKRMTQIVKSPYNGITMCQGNFSLMGADIPKAIKQFDSLIHFVHFRNVRDLSGNKPSTKFEETFHDEGDIDMYAAMKAYYDIGFTGPIRPDHVPTMAGDSNDHAGYSNIGALYAFGYMRGLMQAVGNGKRMG comes from the coding sequence ATGAAGAAAAATAATCGAAGAAATTTTATCAAAACAAGTGCTGTCCTTACCGCTGCATTATCATTGGGTGGAAAATCAACTGCCATTGCTGCTACTGACCACCATCTCAAACCCCGGCCCTCTTCCGGGATGAAATCCATAGTCAAAGATGCCGGCATGGTGATGAGTGAAGCTTTCTTTTGGGGGCCGGATGAACGACGAATTGCATTTTGCAGACAAATGAATGTACATGGTGCCGTCGGTGGGATTATGGGCTCGTTGGCAAAAGACCAAAACCCCTGGGACCCAGAAGCTGTCAAAGCCACTAAACAAGCCTGGGACCAAGCAGGTATGAAGTTTAATGTTGTAGAAGGCCCTCCTGCATTAGGCAATGCCACCAAACTGGCATTACCCGGGCGAGATGAAGAAATCTCCAATTTTATCACTTTTATGAAAAACCTCAAACAATATGGTGAGGTAGAGGTGATCTGTTATAATTGGATGCCAGCCATTGGTTGGTATCGCACTAAAAAAGATGATATAGGCAGAGCCGGGGCCCTGGTGACTTCTTTTGATCAGGCATTGATCAAAGATCTTCCTGATACAGAATTTGGCAAAGTTTCTAAAGAATCCCTCTGGGCCAACCTTGAATATTTCCTCAAAGCAGTCGTCCCGGAAGCTGAGAAAATAGGTATGAAACTCGCGATGCATCCCGATGATCCTCAGATCGATAGCATCAGAGGTATCTCCCGCATCATGACGAGTGTAGACAATTTTAAACGCATGACTCAAATCGTAAAAAGTCCTTACAATGGCATCACGATGTGCCAGGGCAATTTTTCATTGATGGGTGCTGATATACCCAAGGCAATAAAACAATTTGATTCACTGATCCATTTTGTCCATTTTAGAAATGTGAGAGACTTAAGCGGCAACAAACCAAGCACCAAATTTGAAGAGACTTTTCATGACGAGGGAGATATCGATATGTATGCCGCGATGAAAGCCTATTATGATATTGGATTCACAGGACCTATTCGACCTGATCATGTCCCGACTATGGCAGGCGACAGCAACGATCATGCGGGTTATAGCAATATTGGGGCTTTGTATGCCTTTGGGTATATGAGAGGATTGATGCAGGCAGTGGGGAATGGGAAGAGGATGGGGTGA
- a CDS encoding mannonate dehydratase, whose translation MKNHRRLFIKRTASLATSASLAGMGLGKAVPAHDIVPKKLTTLVKDGGMELSLSIPSYDSPRIAMAKQMDVFGAVYGMRNIGDSKPYDPEVILGVKQKWESLGMKWNVVEGPPLLGEKTKLGLEGRDEEISNFITYMKNLKQYGGVDIICYNWMPVVSWFRTKMDTVGRGGALMTSFDYEDARRMPVTQYGEISKATLWTTLEYFLKAVVPEAEKIGMNLSLHPDDPQVDKLKGISRIMTSVENFDRMLKLVPSKYSGLTLCQGNFSLMGADIPSLVKRWGNAGKINYVHFRNVRDLSGKIPSTKFVETFHDEGQIDMYAAMKAYYDIGYRGPIRPDHVPTMAGDSNDRPGYSTLGTLYALGYMRGLLESINKNALKA comes from the coding sequence ATGAAAAACCATAGACGACTTTTTATCAAACGAACAGCATCACTCGCTACCTCTGCCTCTTTAGCAGGAATGGGCCTTGGCAAGGCAGTTCCGGCTCATGATATAGTACCCAAAAAACTGACAACCTTGGTGAAGGATGGCGGTATGGAGCTATCACTTTCTATCCCGTCCTACGACTCTCCCAGGATAGCTATGGCGAAACAAATGGATGTCTTTGGTGCAGTCTATGGGATGCGAAATATAGGCGACTCCAAGCCCTATGATCCCGAAGTCATACTTGGAGTAAAGCAAAAATGGGAGAGCCTCGGCATGAAATGGAATGTGGTAGAAGGGCCTCCTCTTTTGGGTGAAAAGACCAAACTTGGCTTGGAAGGTAGAGATGAAGAAATTTCCAATTTTATCACCTATATGAAAAACCTCAAACAATATGGCGGAGTAGATATCATTTGTTACAATTGGATGCCTGTGGTGAGTTGGTTTAGGACTAAGATGGATACAGTAGGTAGAGGGGGTGCATTGATGACCTCTTTTGATTATGAAGACGCCAGGAGGATGCCTGTCACACAATATGGCGAAATATCGAAAGCTACACTTTGGACTACACTGGAATATTTTCTAAAAGCAGTCGTGCCTGAAGCAGAAAAAATAGGAATGAACCTTTCATTACATCCCGATGACCCACAAGTGGATAAGCTCAAAGGAATCTCCAGGATCATGACCAGTGTTGAAAATTTTGATCGAATGCTCAAGCTGGTTCCCAGCAAATACAGTGGTCTGACGCTCTGCCAGGGCAATTTTTCATTAATGGGCGCCGATATCCCTTCACTCGTCAAACGATGGGGCAACGCTGGCAAAATCAATTATGTCCATTTTAGAAATGTGCGCGATCTCAGCGGGAAGATACCCAGTACAAAATTTGTCGAAACATTTCATGATGAAGGACAGATCGATATGTATGCTGCGATGAAAGCCTATTATGATATTGGATACAGAGGCCCGATCAGACCTGATCATGTACCTACGATGGCGGGTGATAGCAACGATAGGCCGGGGTATAGTACCCTGGGTACTTTGTACGCCCTTGGGTATATGCGTGGTCTTTTAGAATCTATTAATAAAAACGCACTTAAAGCCTGA
- a CDS encoding DUF1501 domain-containing protein, producing the protein MGAIALAGLLDPVNALAATSINDAVAVLPHFTPRVKRVIYLFQSGGPSQVDLLDYKPQLLKYQGQDLPPSIRGTQRQTGMSAGQKIFPVVPSPYSFKARGQSGHMISDMLPFTAQVADELTIIRSMYTEAINHDPAATFIQTGSQQPGRPSIGSWVSYGLGGENENLPSFIVLLSKTSNGQPLYDRLWGNGFLASQHQGVKFRSGKDPVLYLDNPSGMDSKDRRRQLDYLNELQKLQKNEVKDPEIDAKIAQYEMAFRMQTSVPEALDVKGEPEHIYELYGPDSRKPGTFAANCLLARRLAERNVRFIQLYHQDWDHHGQLPQAMPTVCKATDQPAAALIKDLKQRGLLDDTLVIWGGEFGRTTYSQGKVTAESFGRDHHPGCYSIWMAGGGLKKGLAYGSTDDFCFNVAENGVHIHDFQATLLHLLGIDHERLNFKYQGRRFRLTDVYGKVVHDILS; encoded by the coding sequence ATGGGGGCCATCGCACTGGCAGGGCTCCTGGATCCGGTGAACGCTCTTGCAGCCACATCCATAAATGACGCAGTAGCTGTTTTGCCACATTTTACTCCACGGGTAAAAAGAGTCATTTATTTGTTTCAGAGTGGAGGACCTTCGCAAGTGGACCTTTTGGATTACAAACCACAATTGCTTAAATACCAGGGTCAGGACCTGCCCCCTTCTATACGGGGTACTCAGCGGCAGACCGGAATGTCTGCCGGACAAAAGATTTTTCCTGTAGTACCTTCTCCTTATTCATTTAAAGCTAGGGGGCAGAGTGGCCATATGATCAGTGATATGCTACCTTTTACGGCCCAGGTGGCTGATGAACTCACCATCATCCGTTCCATGTATACCGAAGCCATCAATCATGATCCTGCTGCTACTTTCATCCAGACAGGTTCGCAACAACCCGGGAGGCCGTCGATTGGCTCATGGGTAAGTTATGGCTTGGGAGGAGAAAATGAAAACCTTCCGTCCTTTATTGTATTGCTTTCTAAAACCAGCAATGGTCAGCCGCTGTATGATCGGCTGTGGGGCAACGGATTTTTGGCTTCCCAGCATCAGGGGGTCAAATTTCGCAGCGGAAAGGATCCGGTTTTGTACCTAGACAATCCATCCGGTATGGATAGTAAGGATCGCCGCAGACAACTAGATTATTTAAATGAGCTTCAAAAATTGCAGAAAAACGAGGTCAAAGATCCTGAGATTGATGCCAAAATAGCACAATATGAAATGGCATTTCGCATGCAGACTTCGGTACCAGAAGCATTGGATGTAAAAGGAGAACCAGAGCATATCTACGAGTTGTATGGACCAGATAGCCGCAAGCCTGGAACCTTCGCAGCCAATTGTTTATTGGCTCGTCGACTGGCTGAACGCAATGTTCGGTTTATTCAGTTGTATCACCAGGACTGGGATCACCATGGTCAATTGCCGCAGGCGATGCCCACAGTATGTAAAGCCACTGATCAGCCTGCTGCCGCCCTGATTAAAGATCTTAAACAAAGAGGATTGTTAGATGATACTTTGGTTATTTGGGGTGGAGAATTCGGCCGTACTACTTATTCGCAGGGTAAAGTGACTGCAGAATCCTTTGGTCGTGATCATCATCCTGGATGTTATAGCATTTGGATGGCAGGCGGAGGACTAAAAAAAGGTTTGGCCTATGGCAGCACGGATGATTTTTGTTTCAACGTAGCCGAAAATGGAGTTCACATACATGATTTTCAAGCTACCTTATTGCATTTGTTGGGCATTGATCATGAAAGACTTAACTTTAAGTACCAGGGTAGACGATTCAGGTTGACTGATGTTTATGGCAAAGTGGTTCACGATATATTAAGCTGA
- a CDS encoding NAD-dependent epimerase/dehydratase family protein, whose translation MIKTITRRKIIETGIKSSLLFPLLGQTIISCASKKGKNEITDTGPKTKLKILILGGTSFLGPHQISYALSRGHAVSTFTRGKTVSTVYKELFNDVEQLIGDRENDLTALEKGYWDVVIDNSGRKVDWTKRSAELLKDRSELYLYTSSTGVYYPYLGKDIDEKTALVLKEPANIIDEEEQGEYSYGVMKANSELEAIKAFGPERAIIVRPTYMIGPADELDRFIHWPIRLAKGGEVMVPGKIDDPVQYIDVRDVAEWMIRLAENKTIGIFNAVGPKITQTMPEFVELAQQAFDVEHTLIRIDDYDFLKFHKVSYLIPWIPAEGNNYGSARINNQEAINAGLTCRAIKDSVKDIYEWWYSDALTDQRRAMYEQNPESVLMREKAIIQAWRDVKKMR comes from the coding sequence ATGATAAAGACTATTACTCGAAGAAAAATAATTGAGACTGGCATCAAATCAAGTCTTCTATTTCCTTTATTGGGACAGACCATCATTTCTTGTGCTTCAAAAAAAGGAAAAAATGAAATAACTGATACTGGCCCAAAGACAAAATTAAAAATATTGATACTGGGAGGAACGAGTTTTTTAGGACCGCACCAAATATCTTATGCTTTGTCAAGAGGACATGCTGTGTCTACATTTACCCGTGGCAAAACCGTGTCTACCGTTTACAAGGAATTATTTAATGATGTGGAGCAGCTTATTGGCGATAGGGAGAATGATTTGACCGCTTTAGAAAAAGGCTATTGGGATGTAGTGATTGACAATTCCGGGCGTAAAGTAGATTGGACTAAACGATCAGCCGAATTATTGAAAGATAGATCTGAGCTTTATCTTTATACTTCTTCCACAGGAGTTTATTATCCATATTTAGGCAAGGACATTGATGAAAAGACCGCTCTGGTTTTAAAAGAGCCTGCAAATATTATTGATGAAGAGGAACAGGGAGAATATAGTTACGGAGTCATGAAAGCCAATTCAGAACTGGAGGCTATCAAAGCTTTTGGGCCAGAGCGCGCTATCATTGTTAGGCCTACCTATATGATCGGACCGGCTGATGAACTCGATCGATTTATCCACTGGCCAATCAGATTAGCGAAAGGCGGTGAAGTAATGGTGCCCGGTAAAATAGATGATCCCGTTCAATATATCGATGTCAGGGATGTGGCCGAGTGGATGATCAGATTAGCAGAGAATAAGACCATAGGTATTTTTAATGCCGTGGGACCGAAAATTACCCAAACTATGCCTGAATTCGTTGAGCTGGCACAGCAAGCATTTGATGTAGAACATACTCTCATACGCATAGATGACTACGATTTTTTAAAGTTTCATAAGGTCTCTTATTTAATCCCCTGGATACCAGCTGAAGGAAATAACTATGGTTCGGCGAGGATCAATAATCAGGAAGCCATAAATGCAGGATTGACATGCAGAGCCATTAAAGATTCAGTAAAAGATATCTACGAATGGTGGTATTCTGATGCCCTCACTGATCAAAGGAGAGCAATGTATGAGCAAAACCCTGAATCAGTATTGATGCGGGAGAAGGCTATCATTCAGGCGTGGAGGGATGTTAAAAAAATGAGGTAA
- the rbsK gene encoding ribokinase, translating into MGRIVVIGSSNTDMVVICKKMPSPGETVMGKEFFMVQGGKGANQAVAAARAGGSVSFIARVGDDDFGRNAVAGYKTDGINADHILIDQDMSSGIAVILVDEVTAQNSIVVASGANGKLSIDDILSAEKIISEADEVLIQLEIPIEVVEFSLRLAKKYGVKTILNPAPAQSLTEEILSLVDIITPNESETEILTGIYPGTEEEVKLAAATLLKKVNESVIITLGHKGVYFIAKNGENGFVPTVKVDAIDTTAAGDVFNGFLAAAISENKNFVEAISLANKAATISVTKKGAQPSIPTLEELLN; encoded by the coding sequence ATGGGAAGGATTGTCGTCATAGGGAGTAGCAATACCGATATGGTCGTTATATGTAAAAAAATGCCTTCTCCTGGTGAAACAGTCATGGGTAAGGAGTTTTTCATGGTCCAGGGAGGAAAGGGGGCAAATCAAGCTGTAGCAGCTGCCAGAGCCGGGGGTAGTGTTTCTTTTATTGCCAGGGTGGGTGATGATGATTTTGGTAGAAATGCAGTAGCAGGTTACAAAACTGATGGTATCAATGCGGATCACATATTGATAGATCAGGATATGTCATCCGGTATAGCAGTAATCCTGGTTGATGAAGTAACCGCTCAAAACTCCATCGTCGTCGCCAGTGGAGCAAATGGAAAACTCTCAATAGATGATATTTTATCCGCTGAGAAAATTATTTCTGAGGCAGATGAAGTATTAATTCAACTGGAAATCCCGATCGAGGTGGTTGAATTTTCTTTGAGACTGGCTAAAAAATATGGAGTGAAGACAATTTTAAATCCTGCACCTGCACAATCTTTGACTGAAGAAATATTGAGCCTGGTAGACATCATTACCCCCAATGAGTCCGAAACAGAAATTTTAACTGGCATCTATCCGGGAACCGAAGAAGAAGTAAAGTTGGCTGCGGCCACCCTATTGAAAAAAGTAAATGAATCAGTCATAATTACTCTGGGTCACAAAGGGGTTTATTTTATTGCAAAAAATGGTGAAAATGGATTTGTACCTACGGTCAAAGTGGATGCAATTGATACCACAGCAGCTGGTGATGTGTTTAATGGATTTCTGGCCGCTGCAATCTCCGAAAATAAAAATTTCGTGGAAGCGATATCTCTAGCCAATAAAGCGGCGACCATATCGGTCACCAAAAAAGGTGCTCAGCCTTCGATTCCTACGCTGGAGGAATTGTTAAATTGA
- a CDS encoding multidrug DMT transporter permease, with protein sequence MFIVDNYLQAIVFCVITMICWGSWANTQKLSSKSWGFPLFYWDYTFGIMILALVFGLTLGSRGESGQAFIPNLFQASSGAIGYALLGGIVFNIANLLLVAAIDIAGMAIAFPIGIGIALVLGVIVNYFATPNGNPVLLFIGVALVAAAIVLDAMAYKKISQGTTTAKGILISLAAGVLMGFFYRFVAASMSPDYIHPTDGLFTPYAAVFVFSIGIFLSNFVFNSFFMYRPLNGTKVTYMDYFKNGTPKLHIIGIVGGSIWCIGMLFNMIAAGEAGFAISYGLGQGATMIAAIWGVFIWKEFKDAPKGTNILIGLMFLLFITGISLIILAKCR encoded by the coding sequence ATGTTTATAGTCGATAATTATCTGCAAGCCATTGTTTTTTGCGTGATCACCATGATCTGTTGGGGATCATGGGCCAATACCCAAAAACTAAGTTCCAAAAGTTGGGGCTTCCCTTTATTTTATTGGGACTACACATTTGGTATCATGATATTGGCACTGGTGTTCGGTCTTACGTTAGGGAGCCGTGGAGAGAGCGGGCAAGCATTTATACCTAACCTGTTCCAAGCCTCCTCCGGGGCGATAGGGTATGCATTGCTGGGAGGTATTGTTTTTAATATAGCCAATCTGCTTTTGGTTGCTGCGATTGATATAGCTGGTATGGCGATTGCTTTCCCGATAGGCATAGGCATCGCTTTGGTATTGGGCGTTATTGTCAATTATTTTGCTACGCCGAACGGCAATCCAGTGCTTTTATTTATTGGGGTAGCTTTGGTAGCCGCGGCTATTGTACTCGATGCGATGGCTTACAAAAAGATCTCACAAGGCACTACTACTGCCAAAGGCATTTTAATCTCTCTGGCTGCCGGAGTATTGATGGGTTTCTTTTACCGATTTGTGGCCGCTTCAATGTCACCAGACTATATTCATCCAACAGACGGATTATTTACACCATATGCAGCTGTCTTCGTATTCTCTATTGGTATATTTCTTTCAAATTTTGTGTTTAATAGTTTTTTTATGTACAGGCCGCTCAATGGAACCAAGGTCACCTATATGGATTATTTCAAAAACGGAACACCCAAACTTCATATTATTGGCATAGTAGGCGGCAGTATATGGTGTATCGGTATGTTGTTTAATATGATAGCAGCCGGCGAAGCCGGATTCGCCATTTCTTATGGACTGGGACAAGGGGCTACCATGATTGCAGCGATCTGGGGTGTATTTATCTGGAAAGAATTTAAAGATGCGCCTAAGGGTACTAACATATTGATAGGACTTATGTTTCTGCTTTTTATCACCGGTATTTCTTTGATTATATTAGCTAAATGCAGGTAA
- a CDS encoding DUF1553 domain-containing protein yields the protein MAVGTQNEYLPYIATLKFNMGTAFRNTIFLLLGSILFISQFSISCKEGLRSDLPDKIDFNFHIKPILVDRCYKCHGPDEKARKAGLRLDLRAGLFGKTKSGKKIIAPGRPGNSELIKHIYSTDPDWIMPPTESNLTLSAKEKGMITKWIDQGAAWKDHWAFLPIEQEPVPKVSFEKEIRNPIDQFIGIKLEQEGIEPSAPADPERLLRRIYLDLTGLPPSVEAMDEFLKNPSDEYLQSIEDKLLQTDAYAERMTMEWLDVARYADSHGYHADGWKSMYPWRDWVIKAFKENMPYDQFGTEQLAGDLLPNATEEQILATGFNRNHQITAEGGVIDEEYRMEYVFDRINTTSTAFLGLTMKCAQCHDHKFDPITQKEFYQFAAFFNNVDELGMNSDDGNCGPTILLLPDSSKHQLAEVKKYIEKIQTDLETNTEKVKNNMDYLNQKISSGDVKGLQMRLPVEKLSTFTKNKNKVTVLDQNPLARLDGQAELKDGYLGKSICLENEYQGIFLDSVGLFDRNQPFSAGVWIKPEIGKGFKTIFCNAGDKNSLWRGWDVLIDTSDELIFRIIHALPHDQLRIQSTVKIEFGQWQHVMVTYDGSGSARGMSIFLNGKPCVNRIVYDQLTRSCLPVDGTFKPVKRALRLGRWNENFSGEIAFLKGCFDDIRIFSRQLSALEVASLGDFKYENQSRDDHNLMEYYLLNNDSTHRGLTDLLKKWVGKETSLYDDAVEVQVMDEDHPRTTYILDRGVYSEKKEKVLPGVPLCLQGMPAEFPQNRLGLARWIFSRDNPLTARVTVNRYWQMFFGRGIVATANDFGNQGALPSHPELLDWLALQLMEHHWDIKWLIKTIIESATYRRSSIYREDLEAADPQNILLARGPSFRLSAEMIRDNALAASGLLVEKVGGEPVKPYQPDNIWGEKSFFSPKYLVYNQDTGANLYRRSMYTIIKRTSPPPAMMTFDGNDRSYCVVSRPTTNTPLQALILLNDPTYVEAARMLAQKVKSEQHKDTKELIGLAFRRLTGRKPNEKEMEVLIGLYAQEINHFKNDPNKANQLLSIGEYPLDTSWDPNELAALTIVNNTIMNHDESYMRR from the coding sequence ATGGCAGTCGGCACGCAAAATGAATATTTGCCTTATATTGCTACACTTAAATTTAATATGGGTACCGCTTTCAGAAATACTATTTTTTTGCTTCTGGGCTCCATACTTTTTATCAGTCAATTTTCGATTTCCTGCAAAGAGGGTCTTAGGTCAGACCTGCCTGATAAAATTGACTTTAATTTTCATATAAAGCCCATCCTGGTTGATCGATGTTATAAATGTCATGGACCTGATGAGAAAGCTAGAAAAGCTGGATTGAGATTGGACTTGCGTGCAGGTCTTTTCGGCAAAACCAAAAGCGGTAAAAAAATTATTGCACCGGGTCGTCCAGGCAATAGCGAACTCATAAAACATATTTATTCTACTGATCCGGATTGGATCATGCCTCCGACTGAAAGTAACCTTACCCTTAGTGCTAAAGAGAAAGGAATGATCACTAAATGGATTGACCAGGGTGCTGCCTGGAAAGACCATTGGGCTTTTTTACCGATAGAGCAAGAACCTGTACCAAAAGTCAGTTTCGAAAAAGAAATTCGAAATCCGATAGATCAATTTATTGGGATCAAACTTGAACAAGAAGGTATCGAGCCATCTGCGCCTGCTGACCCCGAGCGTCTGCTGCGTAGAATATACCTGGATTTGACCGGATTGCCTCCGTCTGTCGAGGCTATGGATGAATTTTTGAAAAATCCCAGTGACGAATACCTGCAATCAATAGAGGATAAACTGCTTCAAACAGATGCATATGCCGAACGCATGACCATGGAATGGTTGGATGTAGCAAGATATGCGGACAGTCATGGATATCATGCTGATGGCTGGAAATCTATGTATCCATGGCGTGATTGGGTGATCAAGGCATTTAAAGAAAACATGCCTTATGATCAGTTTGGAACCGAACAACTTGCCGGAGATTTACTGCCCAATGCCACTGAAGAACAGATCTTAGCTACAGGATTTAATCGCAATCATCAGATCACCGCGGAAGGTGGCGTCATTGATGAAGAATATCGGATGGAATACGTATTTGACAGAATCAATACGACTTCCACTGCATTTTTAGGGCTTACCATGAAATGTGCTCAATGCCATGACCATAAGTTTGATCCAATCACTCAAAAAGAGTTTTACCAATTTGCTGCTTTCTTTAACAATGTGGACGAATTGGGAATGAATAGTGATGATGGCAATTGTGGCCCCACCATTTTATTGCTTCCAGACAGTAGCAAACATCAACTGGCTGAAGTTAAAAAGTATATTGAAAAAATTCAGACTGACCTTGAAACTAATACTGAAAAGGTCAAAAACAATATGGATTATCTTAATCAGAAAATTTCTTCTGGAGATGTAAAGGGCCTTCAAATGCGTTTGCCTGTTGAAAAGTTGAGCACTTTTACAAAAAACAAAAATAAGGTTACTGTCTTAGATCAAAATCCGCTGGCTAGATTAGATGGTCAAGCAGAACTTAAGGACGGATACCTGGGCAAGTCCATCTGCCTGGAAAATGAATATCAAGGTATATTTTTAGATAGCGTAGGTCTCTTCGATCGCAACCAACCCTTTTCAGCTGGTGTCTGGATCAAGCCTGAGATAGGTAAGGGATTTAAAACGATTTTCTGCAATGCGGGTGACAAAAATTCACTTTGGCGTGGCTGGGATGTTTTAATAGACACTTCTGATGAGCTTATATTTAGGATCATACATGCTTTGCCTCATGATCAGCTGAGGATTCAGTCTACCGTGAAAATAGAATTTGGGCAATGGCAGCATGTTATGGTGACTTATGATGGTAGCGGATCTGCCAGGGGGATGTCTATTTTTCTCAATGGTAAACCCTGTGTTAACCGGATCGTATATGACCAACTCACCAGATCATGCTTACCGGTTGATGGTACTTTCAAACCAGTCAAACGCGCCTTGAGATTGGGAAGGTGGAATGAAAACTTTTCCGGCGAAATAGCTTTTTTAAAAGGATGTTTTGATGATATTAGAATATTTTCCCGACAATTAAGTGCCCTGGAGGTAGCCAGCCTTGGTGATTTTAAATATGAAAATCAATCTCGGGATGATCATAACTTAATGGAATATTATTTACTCAATAATGATTCAACCCATCGGGGATTAACAGATTTATTGAAAAAATGGGTTGGAAAAGAAACTAGTCTATATGATGATGCAGTAGAGGTCCAGGTTATGGATGAGGATCACCCAAGAACGACTTATATTCTTGATCGCGGGGTATATTCAGAGAAGAAAGAAAAAGTGTTGCCAGGTGTTCCTTTATGCCTTCAAGGTATGCCAGCAGAATTCCCACAAAACCGTTTGGGCCTGGCCAGATGGATATTTAGTAGAGACAATCCTCTTACAGCACGAGTCACTGTCAACCGATATTGGCAAATGTTTTTTGGCAGAGGTATTGTAGCCACCGCGAATGATTTTGGCAATCAAGGGGCTTTGCCATCCCATCCTGAATTACTGGACTGGCTGGCGCTACAATTAATGGAACATCATTGGGATATCAAATGGTTGATCAAAACTATTATCGAGTCTGCCACCTATAGACGATCTTCCATTTATCGGGAAGATTTGGAAGCTGCAGATCCTCAAAACATTTTATTAGCTCGCGGGCCTTCTTTTAGATTATCCGCAGAGATGATTCGTGACAATGCCCTTGCTGCCAGTGGCCTGCTAGTAGAGAAAGTAGGTGGGGAGCCCGTGAAGCCTTATCAGCCGGATAATATTTGGGGAGAGAAAAGTTTTTTTTCACCCAAATATCTTGTATATAATCAGGATACCGGGGCCAATCTTTATCGCAGATCGATGTATACTATTATTAAGAGGACCTCACCACCTCCGGCCATGATGACTTTTGATGGCAATGATCGCAGCTATTGTGTAGTATCTCGTCCTACCACCAATACTCCTCTGCAGGCATTGATACTACTCAATGATCCTACCTATGTGGAAGCAGCTAGAATGTTGGCTCAAAAAGTGAAAAGCGAACAACATAAAGACACGAAGGAGCTGATTGGGTTAGCCTTCAGAAGATTGACAGGTCGAAAGCCAAATGAAAAAGAAATGGAGGTGCTCATTGGTTTGTATGCTCAGGAAATTAACCATTTTAAAAATGATCCCAACAAAGCTAACCAGCTGTTATCTATTGGTGAATATCCTTTGGATACAAGTTGGGATCCAAATGAATTGGCTGCCCTCACCATTGTAAATAATACCATTATGAACCACGATGAATCCTATATGAGAAGATAA